AGGTTTTTCTTCATGTAACCCAGCGTCACGACGGGACCGTCCGCCAGCCGCTTCGCGATCGCCATGGTTTCCGCCTCCAGCGCGTCGTCCGGCACGACCCGGTTGACCATGCCCAGCGCCAGCGCCTGGTCCGCCGGTACGGTTTCGGACAGCCAGTACAGCTCGCGCGCCTTGGCCGTCCCGACCAGCCGGGTCAGGAAATAGGCGCCGCCAAAATCGCCGGACAGGCCGACGCGGGCGAAGGCGGTGGTGAAGCGCGCGGTTTCGCTGGCGATGCGCATGTCGCAGGCCAGCGCCAGCGACATCCCGGCCCCCGCCGCCGGGCCGCGCACCATGGCGATGGTCGGTTTGGCGATCTGGTGCAGCAGGCGCGACACCTCCATGCGCTGGCGCAGGCCCAGCACCCGTTCCTCCAGCGTCGGTTCCGCCGCCGCCCTGTCCATGCGCTTCACATCGCCCCCGGCGCAGAAACCGCGCCCGGCGCCGGTCAGGATGATGGCGCGGACGCCGGGGTCGTTCGCGTGGCGGGTCAGCGCGTCAAGGGCCGCCGCCATCATGTCCGGCGTCATCGCATTCAGCGCTTCCGGGCGATTCATGGTCAGGGTGGCGACGCCGTCGGCGACGTTTTCCAGCAGGGTATCGGTCATCGAAATTACATCCTCGGGCAAAAATGGTCATACGGGTTGGCGCGCACGGTATGGCGCCTACATTAGTCTCGCAGGTCACATGGCAACCGCCAAGGGCCGGGAATGGCGGAGGAGACGCATATGATCAAGGGACTGCATCACAACGCATATCGCTGCCGCAATTCGGAGGAAACACGACAGTTCTACGAGGAATTTCTGGAATTGCCCCTCGCCGGATCGCTGGCGATCGACACGACCAGGACCGGGCGTGACACGAATGTGCTGCACACGTTTTACGAACTGGGCGACGGGTCCTATCTTGCCTTCTTCGAAGCCCCGGACCAGCCCTTCGAGTTCAAGGACCAGCATGATTTCGACCTGCATATCGCACTGGAAACGGACCGGGAAACCTTCGACCGTATGTTCGCGAAGGGCAGGGCGGCGGGCATCGAAACCCGCGGTGTCGCCGACCACGACTTCATCCACTCGATCTATTTCCGCGACCCGAACGGCTATGTCATCGAACTTTCGGTAAAACTGCCCAACCATGACGAGGCGATGAACCCGGCAACAAACGGCGCGCGGCGCATCCTCGACGAATGGACGGCGCAGCGGGCGGGGTGACGGGGAACGCGCGTCTTGTTTGTGCGAAATGCCCGTCACCAATCAGCCGCAACGCCTTGTAGGCAGGTTTGCGCCACCGGCCCGGTCGCTTCGGCGTTCCAGCAGAACGACATCGCGCCAGGCATCGCCGATATGGCCATAACGCTCCCGGGTACCGGCCTCGCGGAATCCGCCCCGTAGATCG
This window of the Alphaproteobacteria bacterium genome carries:
- a CDS encoding enoyl-CoA hydratase; its protein translation is MTDTLLENVADGVATLTMNRPEALNAMTPDMMAAALDALTRHANDPGVRAIILTGAGRGFCAGGDVKRMDRAAAEPTLEERVLGLRQRMEVSRLLHQIAKPTIAMVRGPAAGAGMSLALACDMRIASETARFTTAFARVGLSGDFGGAYFLTRLVGTAKARELYWLSETVPADQALALGMVNRVVPDDALEAETMAIAKRLADGPVVTLGYMKKNLNAAETGSLEAVFDLEAMHHSRCSQTEDHKEAARAFVEKRKPVFQGR
- a CDS encoding VOC family protein, which encodes MIKGLHHNAYRCRNSEETRQFYEEFLELPLAGSLAIDTTRTGRDTNVLHTFYELGDGSYLAFFEAPDQPFEFKDQHDFDLHIALETDRETFDRMFAKGRAAGIETRGVADHDFIHSIYFRDPNGYVIELSVKLPNHDEAMNPATNGARRILDEWTAQRAG